Proteins found in one Clostridium kluyveri DSM 555 genomic segment:
- a CDS encoding bifunctional ADP-dependent NAD(P)H-hydrate dehydratase/NAD(P)H-hydrate epimerase: protein MKIATVRISRDIDNYAINQFKIPGIVLMENAAIKVIKNIDLTNCNSFCVICTRGNNGGDGFAVARHLYSLNKKVQVFLVGKEEGMSEDCKVNYTILKNLGLNIYKLNSQEEIDTLKKCIQKSDVTIDALFGTGISREIVGIQSSVISLINENSKYIISIDIPSGLNGDTGKVLGNCVRADVTVTFQLYKKGFLTYGSHEFTGKILVEDIGIPKAVVEKFSLNYFIIDRDFIKKILKERNKFAHKGDYGRVFIIAGSMGFTGAAYICTEGAIKSGAGLVTLGCYEDIRSILSSKLMEGMTVDLSETTSLEKTIEKSDVIAIGPGMGTNKDTLNLLEKIIKNFTKTVIIDADGINVLSGNLHILESKKCSVILTPHLGEMSRITGLDIEYIKENRIEVAKKFAKEKNVILLLKGYNTVVTDGNVVAVNSTGNSSMASGGMGDCLTGIIASFIAQRYSLFQAVCAAAFVHGYCGDKLSQSMFCVNASHILEELPFSIKELID, encoded by the coding sequence TTGAAGATAGCGACTGTAAGGATATCTAGAGATATAGATAATTATGCTATAAATCAATTTAAAATACCTGGTATTGTTTTGATGGAAAATGCAGCAATTAAGGTAATTAAAAATATAGATTTAACAAATTGCAATTCTTTCTGTGTAATATGTACCCGGGGTAATAATGGCGGAGATGGATTTGCTGTAGCAAGGCATCTTTACAGTTTAAATAAAAAAGTACAAGTGTTTTTAGTAGGGAAAGAAGAGGGCATGAGTGAAGACTGTAAAGTTAATTATACTATTTTAAAGAACCTGGGATTGAACATATATAAATTGAATTCTCAGGAAGAAATTGATACTCTTAAAAAATGTATACAAAAAAGTGATGTTACAATTGATGCATTGTTTGGAACAGGAATTTCCAGAGAAATAGTAGGAATACAAAGTTCTGTTATATCTTTGATAAATGAAAATAGCAAATATATAATTTCTATAGATATTCCTTCAGGACTTAATGGAGACACGGGAAAAGTTTTGGGAAATTGTGTAAGAGCTGATGTAACTGTAACTTTTCAATTATATAAAAAAGGATTTCTAACATATGGAAGTCATGAATTTACCGGGAAAATATTAGTTGAGGATATAGGAATCCCTAAAGCAGTTGTTGAAAAATTTAGTCTGAATTATTTTATTATTGATAGAGATTTTATTAAGAAAATTTTAAAAGAAAGAAATAAATTTGCCCATAAAGGAGATTACGGAAGAGTATTTATCATAGCGGGTTCTATGGGATTTACGGGTGCTGCCTATATATGTACAGAAGGGGCTATAAAAAGTGGAGCAGGACTTGTTACATTAGGCTGTTATGAAGATATTAGATCAATACTTAGCTCAAAACTTATGGAAGGCATGACTGTGGATTTGAGTGAAACCACAAGCTTAGAAAAAACTATAGAAAAAAGTGATGTTATTGCAATAGGTCCTGGTATGGGAACGAATAAGGATACATTAAATCTATTAGAAAAAATTATAAAAAATTTTACAAAAACCGTAATAATAGATGCAGATGGAATTAATGTTTTAAGCGGAAATCTCCATATTTTAGAAAGCAAAAAATGTTCTGTAATCTTAACTCCTCACCTGGGAGAAATGTCCAGAATTACTGGCTTAGATATTGAATATATAAAAGAAAATAGAATTGAGGTGGCAAAAAAGTTTGCGAAAGAAAAAAATGTAATATTACTTTTAAAAGGATACAATACAGTTGTTACAGATGGGAATGTGGTAGCTGTGAATTCTACAGGAAATTCATCAATGGCTTCGGGAGGTATGGGAGACTGTTTAACAGGAATAATAGCTTCTTTTATAGCTCAAAGGTATAGTCTTTTTCAAGCAGTATGTGCTGCAGCATTTGTACATGGATATTGTGGAGACAAATTATCCCAAAGTATGTTTTGTGTAAATGCAAGTCATATTTTAGAAGAATTGCCGTTTTCTATAAAGGAATTAATAGACTAA
- the acpS gene encoding holo-ACP synthase gives MIFGVGVDIVEIRRIKEAIEKHNTFIDRIFSKNEIEYLKNRNLRPEFVAGRFAAKEAVVKSLGSGFRGFDFKDIEIDRTASGRPTVVLKGKAKLMANKYGNYKIHLSISHGVDNAIAYAIMEVDKIEDSDCKDI, from the coding sequence TTGATATTTGGTGTTGGAGTAGATATAGTTGAAATTAGGAGAATTAAAGAGGCTATTGAAAAACATAATACTTTTATAGATAGGATTTTTAGCAAAAATGAAATAGAATATCTTAAAAATAGAAATCTAAGACCTGAATTTGTTGCAGGTAGATTTGCAGCAAAGGAAGCTGTTGTAAAATCATTGGGTAGTGGATTTAGGGGCTTTGACTTTAAAGATATAGAAATAGACAGAACTGCTTCTGGAAGGCCAACGGTAGTGTTGAAAGGAAAAGCTAAATTAATGGCAAATAAGTATGGAAATTATAAAATCCATTTAAGCATATCTCATGGAGTAGATAATGCTATAGCTTATGCCATAATGGAGGTTGATAAAATTGAAGATAGCGACTGTAAGGATATCTAG
- a CDS encoding DUF6514 family protein → MVVENFISTEVVENTKYVYFYRLLKGKTVITYEKESIEVQSYGIEVERQDILNEELVNVQRDCIEHISPYRHKVHNLIRLLYENKVSPLHLIDIAGDYVDRYILDFEREVKYIAAY, encoded by the coding sequence ATGGTAGTAGAGAATTTTATTTCCACTGAGGTAGTAGAAAATACAAAATATGTATATTTTTATAGATTACTTAAGGGAAAGACAGTTATCACTTATGAAAAAGAGTCAATAGAAGTTCAGTCCTATGGCATAGAGGTAGAGAGACAGGATATATTAAATGAAGAATTAGTGAATGTACAGAGAGATTGCATAGAACATATAAGTCCATACAGGCATAAAGTACATAATCTAATAAGATTATTATATGAGAATAAGGTATCACCATTACATTTAATTGATATAGCAGGTGATTATGTAGATAGATATATCTTAGATTTTGAAAGAGAAGTAAAATATATAGCAGCATATTAA
- a CDS encoding PTS sugar transporter subunit IIA — protein MFHFLKKNFELTAPIDGKIIDLSQVPDQIFSGKMAGDGVAIDTTGDIVLAPADGTVILILKTDHAFGMVLKNGTEILVHVGVDTVELNGEGLERLVEEGTCVKVGDPIIKLDRKFIEEKGYSLITSIIITNSEIIKDIKYNEGKMVKAGKNQLIMYKLK, from the coding sequence ATGTTTCATTTTCTAAAGAAAAATTTTGAATTAACTGCCCCAATTGATGGAAAAATAATAGATTTATCACAAGTGCCAGATCAAATATTTTCAGGAAAAATGGCGGGGGATGGTGTTGCAATTGATACTACTGGGGATATAGTTTTGGCTCCTGCAGATGGAACTGTAATTCTTATACTTAAGACAGATCATGCCTTTGGAATGGTTTTAAAAAATGGAACTGAAATATTAGTACATGTGGGTGTTGATACTGTGGAATTAAATGGAGAAGGGTTAGAAAGGCTAGTAGAAGAAGGTACGTGTGTAAAAGTGGGAGATCCTATAATAAAATTAGATAGAAAATTTATAGAAGAAAAGGGATATTCTCTTATAACCTCAATCATTATAACAAATTCAGAAATCATTAAGGATATAAAATATAATGAAGGTAAAATGGTTAAGGCTGGAAAAAATCAGTTAATTATGTATAAGTTAAAGTAA
- the sleB gene encoding spore cortex-lytic enzyme encodes MGKKIMRFKIQLILVFIIIFTYISTSLFLLPYGNAVKAIAYYYGSRGDVVIKIQTKLRDWGYYNGSVDGIYGYQTYTAVRYFQSKNGLNVDGVVGDATLSALAINVSGGSSGSNNQDVMLLARLINGEARGEPYEGQVAVGAVILNRTRDPRFPSTLAGVIYQPGAFTAVVDGQVHANMEQNSINAARDALNGWDPSEGAIYYFNPSTATSSWIWSRPLIKIIGKHRFCR; translated from the coding sequence ATGGGCAAGAAAATTATGAGGTTTAAAATACAATTAATATTAGTATTCATTATAATATTTACATATATATCTACTTCTTTGTTTTTACTCCCCTATGGAAATGCAGTAAAAGCCATAGCTTATTATTATGGTTCAAGGGGAGACGTAGTTATAAAAATACAGACAAAGCTTAGAGATTGGGGATATTATAATGGAAGCGTAGATGGAATATATGGATATCAAACTTATACTGCTGTGAGGTATTTTCAATCTAAAAATGGATTAAATGTGGATGGAGTAGTAGGAGATGCTACTTTGTCGGCATTAGCTATAAATGTAAGTGGTGGATCATCCGGAAGTAATAATCAGGATGTAATGCTGCTGGCACGATTGATAAATGGTGAGGCTAGAGGAGAACCTTATGAGGGGCAAGTTGCGGTTGGAGCCGTAATTTTAAATAGAACTAGAGATCCTAGATTTCCATCTACCTTGGCAGGAGTAATCTATCAACCGGGAGCATTTACTGCTGTGGTGGATGGCCAGGTACATGCTAATATGGAGCAAAATTCCATAAATGCTGCCAGAGACGCTTTAAATGGATGGGATCCTTCAGAGGGAGCAATATATTATTTTAATCCTTCCACTGCTACTAGTTCATGGATATGGTCAAGACCTCTTATTAAAATTATAGGTAAACATAGATTCTGTAGATAA
- a CDS encoding magnesium transporter, which translates to MKKLSSFFLSKILYRKIYDEFNEYVGRLCDIYVSVDDGIPRAIGYKIKKKSEVYNCECKNINFYEDNDKVIIKGEGIREIILQKYSYLLSKHLLDKQIVDINGKKLVKVNDIRITEIAGEYRVVAVDTGVLALGRRFGIEKLVKKCYDLFGKKPEDSLIIWNNVESLEVIDNNLKLCIPYKKLSKLHPADLADILEDMDINYRKRVFESLDENLAADTLEEIAPEIQVDILENLSQSKRDEVLYNMPNDEIADILEEADEETVEKILINMKKEDSEEVKELMGYKKETVGSIMNKDFISFNINITVKETIELLKEIKPEDEVSYYIYIIDDKQKLQGVVSLKDLILSNFEDSLKDIMECSVSAINHNENIDKAIEICSKYNLFSLPVLDDEGKLCGIVIMNDIVEDILIPNWKKRLRKVG; encoded by the coding sequence ATGAAAAAATTATCTAGCTTCTTTTTGAGTAAGATTCTCTACAGGAAGATCTATGACGAATTTAATGAATATGTAGGAAGGCTATGTGATATCTATGTATCCGTTGACGATGGAATACCAAGGGCTATAGGTTATAAGATAAAAAAAAAGTCAGAAGTATATAATTGTGAGTGTAAGAATATAAATTTTTATGAAGATAATGACAAGGTAATAATAAAAGGAGAAGGAATAAGAGAAATAATACTTCAGAAGTATTCTTACCTTTTGTCAAAGCACTTACTGGATAAACAGATAGTAGATATTAATGGCAAAAAACTTGTAAAGGTAAATGATATCAGAATTACAGAAATAGCAGGAGAGTATAGAGTTGTAGCTGTGGATACGGGAGTTTTAGCTTTAGGCAGAAGATTTGGCATTGAGAAGCTTGTAAAAAAGTGTTATGACTTATTTGGTAAAAAACCTGAAGACAGCTTAATAATATGGAATAATGTGGAGTCTTTAGAGGTTATAGATAATAATCTTAAGTTGTGTATACCTTATAAGAAATTATCTAAACTTCATCCGGCAGATTTGGCAGATATATTAGAAGATATGGATATAAACTACAGGAAAAGAGTTTTTGAAAGCTTAGATGAAAATTTAGCTGCAGATACTTTAGAAGAAATAGCTCCTGAAATACAAGTAGATATTCTTGAAAATTTAAGTCAATCTAAAAGGGATGAAGTACTGTATAATATGCCCAATGATGAAATAGCAGACATCTTAGAGGAAGCTGATGAGGAAACTGTTGAAAAGATACTTATCAATATGAAAAAAGAAGACTCAGAAGAAGTAAAGGAACTTATGGGTTATAAAAAAGAGACTGTGGGAAGTATAATGAACAAAGATTTCATTTCTTTTAATATAAATATAACAGTTAAGGAAACCATTGAACTTTTGAAGGAAATTAAACCGGAAGATGAGGTATCATACTATATATACATTATTGATGATAAACAAAAACTTCAAGGGGTGGTATCACTTAAGGATTTGATATTATCAAACTTTGAAGATAGCTTGAAGGATATAATGGAATGTAGTGTATCTGCCATAAATCATAATGAAAATATAGATAAGGCGATAGAAATTTGCTCAAAATATAATCTTTTTTCATTACCAGTATTAGATGATGAGGGAAAGCTCTGTGGCATAGTAATAATGAATGATATAGTAGAGGATATACTAATACCTAATTGGAAGAAGAGGTTGAGAAAGGTAGGGTAA
- a CDS encoding YegS/Rv2252/BmrU family lipid kinase, with the protein MNKVKFIYNPYSGEKTIVYNIENVIRIHQKYGYQIIPFRVSFEFDMKEAFKDIDKSYKYILVAGGDGTVDTAVNHMKRLNINIPIAILPVGTANDFAKFIGMSENIEEACEQIVNSIPKKLDLGKVNDKYFINVASTGLFTDVSQKTDVNLKNTIGKLAYYVKGLEQLTNLRKLKVRVKSENAVFDGNMYLMLIFNGQTAGNLKFAYKAEIDDGLLDIIIIKAGMIKDTIALFIKMLRGDHLENTSGLLYFKSNKIEIYCDEGIVTDIDGERGPDFPLMVECIKGGLEVLGIQEKL; encoded by the coding sequence ATGAATAAAGTAAAATTTATTTATAATCCGTATTCTGGCGAAAAAACTATAGTATATAATATAGAAAACGTTATTAGAATACATCAAAAATATGGATATCAAATAATACCTTTTAGAGTTAGTTTTGAATTTGATATGAAAGAAGCTTTTAAAGACATAGATAAAAGCTATAAATATATATTGGTGGCTGGAGGAGATGGAACAGTAGATACCGCTGTAAACCACATGAAAAGATTAAATATAAATATACCTATAGCTATACTTCCTGTGGGCACCGCTAATGATTTTGCTAAATTTATAGGTATGTCAGAAAATATTGAAGAGGCCTGTGAACAAATAGTAAATAGCATTCCTAAAAAGTTGGATTTAGGAAAAGTAAATGATAAGTATTTTATAAATGTAGCTAGTACAGGTTTGTTTACAGATGTATCTCAAAAAACAGATGTAAATTTAAAAAATACAATTGGAAAGCTGGCCTATTACGTAAAGGGATTAGAACAGCTTACTAATCTTAGAAAATTGAAAGTAAGAGTAAAATCTGAGAATGCGGTTTTTGATGGGAATATGTATCTGATGCTCATATTTAATGGTCAGACAGCAGGTAATCTTAAATTTGCATATAAAGCTGAAATAGATGATGGACTTTTAGACATAATTATAATAAAGGCAGGAATGATAAAAGATACTATTGCCCTCTTTATAAAAATGTTGAGAGGAGATCATCTGGAAAATACATCAGGTCTTTTATATTTTAAGTCAAATAAAATAGAAATATATTGTGATGAAGGTATAGTAACGGATATAGATGGAGAAAGGGGACCGGATTTTCCACTTATGGTAGAGTGTATAAAAGGTGGATTAGAAGTTTTGGGAATACAGGAGAAATTATAA
- a CDS encoding CBS domain-containing protein: MKVENVMTKSVASLNPDDTIDKAAQVMMENNIGSLPVCQQGKIIGILTDRDISIRAMGNKASNSKTVRDIMSSNPVTASPDMDVKDVSRIMSERQIRRVPVVENNNVVGIVSLGDLAVNPKSNSQAGDALSSISQPDNSQF; this comes from the coding sequence ATGAAGGTTGAAAATGTAATGACTAAGTCGGTAGCTAGTTTAAATCCTGATGATACTATAGACAAGGCAGCACAAGTTATGATGGAGAACAATATAGGTTCTCTGCCAGTATGTCAACAAGGAAAAATTATAGGAATTTTAACAGATAGAGATATATCTATAAGAGCCATGGGAAATAAAGCTTCTAATTCTAAAACAGTAAGGGATATTATGTCGTCAAATCCAGTAACAGCATCCCCAGATATGGATGTTAAAGATGTTTCTAGGATAATGAGTGAAAGGCAGATAAGAAGGGTTCCGGTAGTAGAAAATAATAATGTGGTTGGTATAGTATCTCTAGGTGATCTGGCAGTAAATCCTAAATCTAATAGTCAGGCTGGAGATGCTTTAAGCAGTATATCTCAGCCAGATAATTCACAATTTTAG
- a CDS encoding TVP38/TMEM64 family protein, with protein MIYNKKSILKYTVNILLIILITVVIFKYKKHLHCVNIENIKIYIQSYGRLSVLIFLLIYMLRPVVFVIPASLMSIIAGNIFNYYVAVLLSMIGCFGSATIAFFLARFLGRSFVDKYLKGKALKLNKNIEKYGFKIMTMMRLCFIFPYDPLSYSAGLTKIKYKDFILGTLIGVFPEIIAYSLMGKHLESPFSLKFIIPVIILFIIAFSSIYIYKKHKSTSIYK; from the coding sequence ATGATATATAATAAAAAAAGTATTTTAAAATATACAGTAAATATTTTGTTAATTATATTAATTACAGTTGTGATATTCAAATATAAAAAGCATTTGCATTGTGTAAATATAGAAAATATTAAAATTTATATACAAAGTTATGGAAGGCTCTCGGTTTTAATTTTTCTTTTGATTTATATGTTAAGGCCTGTAGTATTTGTAATACCTGCATCTTTAATGTCCATTATTGCAGGGAATATTTTTAATTATTATGTAGCCGTGTTATTGAGTATGATTGGGTGTTTTGGTTCTGCCACAATAGCTTTCTTTTTAGCTAGGTTTCTAGGACGTTCATTTGTAGACAAGTATTTGAAAGGAAAGGCTTTAAAGTTAAATAAAAATATAGAGAAATATGGTTTTAAAATTATGACTATGATGAGACTGTGTTTTATATTTCCATATGATCCTTTAAGTTATAGTGCAGGACTTACAAAAATTAAATATAAAGATTTTATTTTAGGAACTTTAATAGGAGTTTTCCCGGAAATTATAGCTTATTCTTTAATGGGAAAACATCTGGAAAGTCCTTTTTCCCTTAAATTTATAATACCTGTAATAATTTTGTTTATTATAGCTTTCAGCTCAATTTACATATACAAAAAGCATAAAAGTACCAGTATTTATAAGTAA
- the pssA gene encoding CDP-diacylglycerol--serine O-phosphatidyltransferase: protein MAKIAKSSVPNVFTFTNLSCGVMSLMMSFEENYIWAGVFILLACLADRYDGRIARFLKVSSNLGKELDSLADLVSFGVAPSVLVFNIYNFSQLGLIGYLLVLLLPISGAYRLARFNVTDFDGEFLGIPITFTGMFISLYCLLTLNHPLPSEITILLIVALSYLMISNYKFKKV from the coding sequence ATGGCTAAAATAGCCAAAAGTTCTGTGCCTAATGTATTCACATTTACTAATCTTAGTTGTGGTGTAATGTCTTTAATGATGTCTTTTGAAGAAAATTATATATGGGCTGGTGTATTTATATTACTTGCATGTTTAGCCGATAGATACGATGGACGAATTGCCCGATTTTTGAAGGTTTCTAGTAATTTAGGTAAAGAATTAGATTCTCTTGCGGATCTGGTTTCATTCGGTGTGGCCCCTTCAGTACTGGTTTTTAATATTTACAATTTTTCACAATTGGGACTAATAGGGTATTTATTAGTGCTATTGTTACCAATATCTGGTGCTTATAGATTGGCAAGATTTAATGTTACTGATTTTGATGGGGAATTTTTAGGTATTCCTATAACTTTTACAGGTATGTTTATATCCCTCTATTGTCTACTTACTTTAAATCACCCTCTCCCTTCTGAAATTACAATTTTACTTATTGTAGCACTTTCTTACCTTATGATATCCAATTATAAATTTAAAAAAGTTTAA
- a CDS encoding acetyl-CoA hydrolase/transferase family protein produces MVFKNWQDLYKSKIVSADEAVSKVSCGDSIILGNACGASLTLLDALAANKEKYKSVKIHNLILNYKNDIYTDPESEKYIHGNTFFVSGGTKEAVNCNRTDYTPCFFYEIPKLLKQKYINADVAFIQVSKPDSHGYCSFGVSTDYSQAMVQSAKLIIAEVNDQMPRVLGDNFIHISDMDYIVESSRPILELTPPKIGEVEKTIGKYCASLVEDGSTLQLGIGAIPDAVLLFLKDKKDLGIHSEMISDGVVELVEAGVITNKKKSLHPGKIIITFLMGTKKLYDFINDNPMVEGYPVDYVNDPKVIMQNSKMVCINSCVEVDFTGQVCAESVGFKQISGVGGQVDYMRGASMADGGKSILAIPSTAAGGKISRIVPILTEGAGVTTSRYDVQYVVTEYGIALLKGKSIRERAKELIKIAHPKFREELTAQFEKRFSCKL; encoded by the coding sequence ATGGTTTTTAAAAATTGGCAGGATCTTTATAAAAGTAAAATTGTTAGTGCAGACGAAGCTGTATCTAAAGTAAGCTGTGGAGATAGCATAATTTTAGGCAATGCTTGTGGAGCATCTCTTACACTTTTAGATGCCTTGGCTGCAAATAAGGAAAAGTATAAGAGTGTAAAGATACACAATCTTATACTTAATTATAAAAATGATATATATACTGATCCGGAATCAGAAAAGTATATTCATGGAAATACTTTCTTTGTAAGTGGAGGTACAAAGGAAGCAGTTAATTGTAATAGAACAGATTATACTCCATGCTTTTTTTATGAAATACCAAAATTATTAAAACAAAAGTATATAAATGCAGATGTAGCTTTTATTCAAGTAAGTAAGCCTGATAGCCATGGATACTGTAGCTTTGGAGTATCAACCGATTATTCACAGGCAATGGTACAGTCTGCAAAGCTTATAATTGCAGAAGTAAACGATCAGATGCCAAGAGTTTTAGGAGACAATTTTATACACATTTCTGATATGGATTACATAGTAGAAAGTTCACGTCCAATTCTAGAATTGACTCCTCCTAAAATAGGAGAAGTAGAGAAGACAATAGGAAAATACTGTGCATCTCTTGTAGAAGATGGTTCTACACTTCAGCTTGGAATAGGAGCTATTCCAGATGCAGTACTTTTATTCTTGAAGGATAAAAAGGATTTGGGTATACATTCAGAAATGATATCCGATGGTGTTGTTGAATTAGTTGAAGCAGGGGTAATTACAAATAAGAAAAAGTCCCTTCATCCAGGAAAAATAATTATTACATTCTTAATGGGAACTAAGAAATTATATGATTTCATAAATGATAATCCTATGGTAGAAGGATACCCTGTAGATTATGTAAATGATCCTAAGGTTATTATGCAAAATTCTAAGATGGTATGTATAAACTCCTGTGTAGAAGTGGATTTCACAGGACAAGTGTGTGCTGAAAGTGTAGGATTTAAACAAATAAGCGGTGTAGGTGGACAAGTTGATTACATGAGAGGAGCTAGCATGGCTGATGGAGGAAAATCAATTCTTGCTATACCATCTACTGCAGCTGGCGGCAAAATTTCAAGAATAGTTCCTATTTTAACTGAAGGAGCGGGGGTTACTACTTCAAGATATGATGTTCAATATGTTGTTACAGAATATGGTATTGCACTTCTCAAGGGCAAATCCATAAGAGAAAGAGCTAAGGAGCTTATAAAAATTGCACATCCTAAATTTAGGGAAGAATTAACAGCTCAATTTGAAAAAAGATTCAGTTGTAAGCTTTAA
- a CDS encoding nucleoside kinase → MLKLKLNGKDISVPFGTSLYKIFKDNYDICHIPIVLAKVNGKYYEFTNSLQESGIFETVDIKDPLGNKTYIRTLQFVLIKAVYDLFPEARVVIEHSLSKGIFGEIHKNTPLSREDIKLIKDKMDEIIKKDMYIKKVEMKKEEAIEIFRSYHMEDKITLLKHINAEKVKLYELDGRYDYFYGSMAFSTGVLKLYDIMYYEPGFILRYPVESDPYNLPEFLEYKKLSNIFYETKQWDNILDVGNVGSLNDKVESNEIIDMIRVAEALHEKKIAYIADMICDRSEIKVVLIAGPSSSGKTTFAKRLSIQLRVNGIKPVPISLDDYFVDRKYTPKDENGNYDFESIYALDLKLFNEHLEFLMKGKEIEIPSFDFKEGKRVWNGKQIVLPQNGVIVIEGIHGLNEILTSSIAAKNKFKIYISALTQLNVDNHNRIATTDVRIIRRIVRDSFYRSFSGEDTLKMWSSIKRGEEKNIFVFQENADIMFNSTLVYELCVLKNYALKELTKIKSSSPVYYEALRLKSFLHFFKSVDLKFVPDNSILREFIGGSCFYS, encoded by the coding sequence ATGTTGAAATTAAAATTGAATGGTAAAGATATATCAGTTCCATTTGGAACTAGTCTATATAAAATATTTAAAGATAATTATGATATCTGTCATATACCTATAGTATTAGCTAAAGTAAATGGAAAGTATTATGAATTTACTAATTCCTTGCAGGAATCTGGGATATTTGAAACTGTGGATATAAAGGATCCATTGGGTAACAAGACCTATATAAGGACACTTCAGTTTGTGCTTATTAAAGCTGTATACGATTTATTTCCGGAAGCTAGGGTAGTTATAGAGCATTCACTAAGTAAGGGCATATTTGGAGAGATTCATAAAAATACACCACTTTCCAGGGAAGATATAAAACTTATAAAGGATAAAATGGATGAAATAATAAAAAAAGATATGTATATAAAAAAAGTGGAGATGAAAAAAGAGGAAGCCATAGAAATTTTCAGAAGTTACCATATGGAAGATAAAATAACGCTTTTAAAGCATATAAATGCAGAAAAAGTAAAATTATATGAATTGGATGGAAGGTACGATTATTTTTATGGTTCCATGGCATTTTCTACAGGTGTATTAAAACTATATGATATTATGTATTATGAGCCAGGATTTATACTTAGATATCCTGTGGAGTCAGATCCCTATAATCTGCCTGAATTTTTGGAATATAAAAAATTGAGTAATATATTTTATGAAACCAAGCAGTGGGATAATATACTAGATGTAGGGAATGTAGGTTCTCTAAATGATAAAGTAGAAAGCAATGAAATTATAGATATGATAAGGGTAGCTGAAGCACTCCATGAGAAAAAAATTGCATATATAGCAGATATGATATGTGATAGAAGTGAAATAAAGGTTGTATTAATTGCAGGTCCAAGCTCCTCTGGGAAAACTACCTTTGCAAAAAGACTTTCTATACAGCTGAGAGTAAATGGAATTAAACCGGTTCCAATTTCTTTGGATGACTATTTTGTAGACAGAAAGTATACTCCTAAAGATGAAAATGGTAATTATGATTTTGAATCCATATATGCTCTGGACTTGAAACTCTTTAATGAACACTTGGAATTTCTTATGAAGGGTAAGGAAATTGAAATTCCCTCCTTTGATTTTAAAGAAGGTAAAAGGGTATGGAATGGAAAACAAATAGTACTTCCACAAAATGGCGTGATTGTAATTGAAGGAATACATGGGCTGAATGAAATATTAACTTCTTCAATAGCTGCAAAAAATAAGTTTAAAATATATATAAGCGCTCTTACACAATTGAATGTGGACAATCACAATAGAATAGCTACTACGGACGTGAGGATAATAAGAAGAATAGTAAGGGATTCTTTTTATAGATCATTTAGTGGAGAAGATACTTTGAAAATGTGGTCCTCTATAAAAAGAGGAGAAGAAAAAAATATATTTGTATTTCAGGAAAATGCGGATATTATGTTTAATTCCACGCTAGTGTATGAACTCTGTGTATTGAAAAATTATGCATTGAAAGAATTAACAAAAATAAAAAGTTCCAGCCCTGTATATTATGAGGCATTAAGACTTAAAAGTTTTTTGCACTTTTTTAAATCTGTAGATTTAAAATTTGTTCCTGACAATTCTATTTTAAGAGAATTTATAGGAGGTAGTTGTTTTTATAGTTAA